In one window of Littorina saxatilis isolate snail1 linkage group LG11, US_GU_Lsax_2.0, whole genome shotgun sequence DNA:
- the LOC138979537 gene encoding uncharacterized protein yields the protein MPRPRQVAEVDSPLVAYQRDGNVLGLSGKPLAEYIEKRRLEELEERRRREALQAEERRIAAEREDRRRREERDFELRRIELQNQAEGNRNQNARELGNDAGPGHEKSIKLKLPYLDDKDDLEAYFRQFERVAKISKWDDDDWGARLGCQLKGKAREAYARLSDEEAKVYNTVKAAILEKFQLTSEAYRKKFRGAKKEAGESAKEGLTRIQLYFDRWVELAKREGKAHDPKSLIIMERFLEWLPFEQARFVRERNPINVDEALKHARVYEESRESEHRRAIPNPPKTVHNQPNGGSKPPANVRTDNFRFGNASEGQRSGPSGCFLCGGPHLARQCPKSKPNNKPSSASTITLAAVDVQEPPTVCEKCCNLVFEPQCEATVEGKTVRAIRDTGASAIIVDSEIVPREKYTGEAKRVVLADSRVTRELPIAEVEMRTPFFSGITKVLVMDRPVHPVLIGNVRTDSQNVETGVPLFRARAETCAPVVTRQQEAKSKEKPVKVIPKETLIGQIKPDDLKAEQRNDPDLVKARAVADQKIKTGTRYVWKKDILYRVYSSKDTEYKQVVVPKKFRDEVMGLAHDSPMSGHLGARKTRDRIWRDFFWPGICGDVRRYCASCDACQRSTPKGATRKVPLQKVPLMNTPFERVGVDIIGPILPASARGHRYILTMIDHATRYAEAVPLKDISSETVTDALFEMWTRFGLPKEVLTDQGGQFVGGYMTEVNRLLGVKGLRTSPFHAQTNGLTEKLNSTLKSMMKRMCQEQPKEWDKFIPALLFAYREVPQESLMFSPFELLYGREVRGPMQVLRQIWTDDESSEELRTTIGHIVDLSNKIEQTCTLARENLSKASLRHARAYDKNTRQRHLAKGDKVLILLPVKHNKLQLTWKGPYKIVDRVGSCNYRVQMGNKVKVYHANLLKLYVERTASDVPDGAAARSAEPAEEEVAIVMHEMSDSEDGGLNTDKIPLIPLAPKEKWDDVVINAELSVEKQKDLRNLCRSHQKALSDMPGSCQLEECEIKLSTSEPVRVKQYPIPHSQRETIKKEVQTMEKMGVIEPSVSPYSSPVVLTQKRDGTVRFCIDYRKLNKVTEFDSEPIPDAEQIFARLQQAEYFSKLDLSKGYWQVGVKKKDRAKTSFSTPGGQYQWTKMPFGLKTASAIFTRCVRKLLDPLGREDVEFFMDDILIATKTWEQHLEALNAVLARLEEVGLTAKPSKCHLGFRELDYLGHRIGHGKISPDDDKTEKIRRAEKPRTKKEVRSFLGLAGYYRKFVPDFARVSAPLTDLTKKDQPEKIVWTKECETAFTTLKQCLTSKPILILPDNSKQYVLRTDASNEALGAVLLQEQGGNLHPVAYASKKLNSAERNYSTIEKECLGVVWGVKRFEQYLYAEQFVIETDHQPLQYLQKSKTENGRLMRWALQLQQHSFTLKVIPGKDNVGADFLSRANYQ from the coding sequence ATGCCCCGCCCACGTCAGGTAGCAGAGGTGGACTCGCCTCTAGTGGCATACCAGCGTGACGGCAACGTACTAGGCTTATCAGGTAAACCCTTAGCAGAGTATATCGAAAAACGCCGGCTCGAGGAGCTGGAGGAGAGGAGACGGAGAGAAGCTCTCCAGGCTGAAGAGCGTAGGATCGCAgcagagagagaagatagaagGAGGCGCGAGGAGCGAGACTTCGAACTGCGTCGTATCGAGTTGCAGAATCAAGCTGAAGGCAACCGCAACCAGAACGCTCGCGAGTTAGGCAACGATGCTGGTCCCGGGCATGAGAAATCAATCAAATTGAAGCTACCATATCTGGATGATAAAGATGATCTCGAGGCATACTTTCGTCAGTTCGAAAGGGTAGCAAAAATCTCGAAAtgggatgatgatgattgggGAGCGCGACTAGGCTGCCAACTCAAAGGCAAAGCACGCGAGGCATATGCCAGATTGTCAGATGAAGAGGCAAAGGTCTACAACACGGTAAAGGCCGCTATTCTGGAAAAGTTCCAGCTGACATCAGAGGCGTACCGGAAAAAGTTTAGGGGCGCCAAGAAAGAGGCTGGGGAAAGCGCAAAGGAAGGGTTGACGAGGATTCAACTGTATTTTGACAGGTGGGTGGAGCTAGCAAAGAGAGAGGGTAAAGCACATGACCCAAAAAGTCTGATCATCATGGAAAGGTTTCTAGAATGGCTACCCTTTGAACAAGCTCGGTTCGTGCGGGAGCGTAACCCAATCAATGTCGATGAGGCGCTCAAACACGCGCGCGTGTACGAGGAGTCGCGCGAATCGGAACATCGCCGGGCGATCCCTAATCCACCCAAAACAGTGCATAACCAACCCAACGGTGGATCCAAACCCCCCGCGAACGTGAGAACAGATAACTTCAGGTTCGGCAACGCATCGGAGGGACAGAGGTCGGGTCCCAGCGGTTGTTTTCTATGTGGCGGACCTCACCTGGCGCGTCAGTGTCCTAAGAGCAAACCCAACAATAAGCCTAGCTCTGCATCAACGATCACATTGGCAGCGGTGGACGTTCAGGAACCACCCACAGTATGTGAGAAATGCTGTAACCTCGTGTTTGAGCCGCAGTGTGAAGCTACCGTCGAAGGCAAGACGGTGAGAGCGATAAGGGATACGGGAGCTTCCGCTATCATTGTGGACAGCGAGATAGTTCCGAGAGAGAAGTACACGGGCGAAGCAAAGAGAGTAGTGTTAGCCGATTCCCGTGTGACTAGAGAGCTCCCGATAGCTGAAGTGGAGATGCGAACTCCATTTTTCAGTGGCATTACCAAGGTGTTGGTGATGGATAGGCCGGTGCATCCGGTGTTGATCGGTAACGTGAGGACCGATAGTCAAAATGTCGAGACAGGGGTGCCTTTGTTCCGAGCAAGAGCGGAGACTTGTGCTCCCGTAGTCACTCGACAGCAAGAAGCAAAAAGCAAGGAAAAGCCAGTGAAGGTTATTCCCAAGGAAACTCTGATAGGGCAGATCAAACCTGATGATCTGAAAGCTGAGCAACGAAACGACCCTGACTTGGTCAAGGCTCGCGCGGTCGCAGACCAGAAGATCAAAACAGGGACTCGTTACGTATGGAAGAAGGATATTCTGTACAGGGTCTACTCGTCCAAAGATACAGAATACAAGCAGGTGGTGGTGCCTAAAAAGTTTAGGGACGAAGTGATGGGTTTGGCGCATGATTCACCCATGTCAGGTCACTTAGGCGCTAGGAAAACCAGAGACAGAATCTGGCGAGACTTTttctggccaggcatctgcggAGATGTGAGACGCTACTGTGCATCATGTGATGCCTGCCAAAGAAGTACTCCTAAGGGAGCAACTAGGAAGGTACCCCTCCAGAAAGTCCCGCTGATGAACACCCCTTTCGAACGCGTTGGTGTTGATATCATCGGCCCCATCCTACCTGCTTCGGCGCGGGGGCATCGGTACATCCTTACCATGATCGATCACGCGACTAGGTACGCGGAGGCCGTTCCGCTGAAAGACATCAGCTCAGAGACGGTCACGGATGCTCTGTTTGAGATGTGGACGCGTTTCGGACTACCCAAAGAAGTGTTGACTGATCAGGGGGGACAGTTTGTAGGTGGATACATGACTGAAGTCAACAGGTTGCTAGGGGTGAAAGGATTGCGCACCAGTCCGTTTCATGCTCAAACCAATGGGTTAACAGAGAAACTGAACTCTACTCTCAAGTCAATGATGAAGCGTATGTGCCAAGAGCAGCCCAAGGAGTGGGATAAATTTATTCCCGCTCTACtgtttgcataccgcgaggtgcCCCAAGAAAGTCTGATGTTCTCTCCGTTCGAACTCTTGTACGGGAGAGAGGTCCGAGGACCCATGCAGGTACTCAGGCAGATTTGGACTGATGACGAGTCCAGTGAAGAGTTGAGGACGACAATAGGTCACATTGTCGATCTCTCGAACAAAATAGAACAAACGTGCACTTTAGCCAGGGAAAACCTGAGCAAAGCCTCGCTCAGACACGCACGGGCGTACGATAAAAACACACGCCAAAGGCACCTGGCAAAGGGTGACAAAGTTTTGATTTTGTTACCAGTGAAGCACAACAAGCTTCAGCTGACTTGGAAAGGACCTTACAAGATAGTCGATAGAGTGGGATCTTGCAACTATAGAGTACAAATGGGAAACAAGGTCAAGGTGTACCACGCCAACTTGTTGAAGTTGTACGTGGAAAGAACCGCGTCGGATGTTCCCGACGGAGCGGCCGCGAGATCGGCGGAacccgcagaagaagaagtagcaATTGTGATGCACGAGATGAGTGATAGCGAAGACGGTGGGCTGAACACCGACAAGATACCACTCATACCTCTCGCTCCAAAAGAAAAGTGGGATGATGTGGTCATTAACGCCGAATTATCTGTGGAAAAGCAGAAAGATTTGCGTAACTTGTGTCGCAGTCACCAGAAAGCTCTGAGTGATATGCCAGGCTCATGCCAGCTAGAAGAATGCGAAATCAAACTGTCTACCTCTGAGCCGGTGCGTGTAAAACAGTACCCAATTCCTCACTCACAGAGGGAAACAATCAAGAAGGAAGTGCAAACTATGGAAAAGATGGGGGTTATCGAACCTAGCGTGTCTCCATATAGCAGTCCGGTGGTACTGACGCAAAAGCGTGACGGTACAGTGAGATTCTGTATAGACTACAGAAAATTGAACAAGGTCACCGAGTTCGATTCTGAGCCAATTCCGGATGCTGAGCAAATCTTTGCTCGTCTGCAGCAGGCAGAGTACTTCTCAAAATTGGATTTGAGTAAGGGTTACTGGCAAGTGggcgttaaaaaaaaagacagagccAAAACCAGCTTCTCTACTCCAGGGGGCCAGTACCAGTGGACAAAAATGCCATTTGGACTGAAAACGGCCAGTGCCATATTCACTAGGTGTGTCAGAAAACTGCTCGATCCGTTAGGCAGGGAGGACGTAGAATTCTTCATGGATGACATCCTGATAGCAACCAAAACCTGGGAACAACATCTGGAGGCTTTGAACGCAGTGTTGGCGAGGCTTGAGGAGGTCGGCCTCACCGCCAAACCCTCCAAGTGTCACCTAGGATTCCGCGAACTTGACTACCTCGGTCACCGGATCGGTCATGGGAAAATAAGCCCAGACGATGACAAAACCGAGAAAATCAGAAGGGCGGAAAAACCTCGTACAAAGAAAGAGGTGCGTTCTTTCTTGGGCCTAGCGGGGTATTACCGGAAGTTTGTGCCTGACTTTGCTCGCGTGAGTGCGCCCCTCACAGACCTCACAAAGAAAGATCAGCCAGAGAAGATAGTCTGGACCAAAGAGTGTGAAACTGCTTTCACGACTCTGAAACAGTGTCTGACCAGCAAACCCATTCTGATACTGCCGGACAATAGCAAACAGTACGTGTTACGTACAGACGCATCCAACGAAGCGTTAGGAGCAGTTCTACTGCAAGAGCAAGGTGGCAACTTGCACCCGGTGGCTTACGCAAGCAAAAAACTGAACAGCGCCGAAAGAAACTACTCGACCATAGAAAAGGAGTGTCTCGGGGTGGTTTGGGGAGTGAAAAGATTCGAGCAGTATTTGTACGCCGAGCAGTTCGTGATTGAAACTGATCACCAACCACTCCAGTACTTGCAGAAGTCAAAAACTGAAAACGGCAGGCTTATGAGATGGGCTTTGCAGCTCCAGCAACACTCTTTCACCCTCAAAGTGATTCCAGGCAAAGACAATGTCGGAGCTGACTTTTTGAGCAGAGCCAATTATCAGTAG